A part of Aegilops tauschii subsp. strangulata cultivar AL8/78 chromosome 2, Aet v6.0, whole genome shotgun sequence genomic DNA contains:
- the LOC109765101 gene encoding disease resistance protein RGA2-like produces MTGFLGTVVDAATGWLVQSIIGSFFTRQMEAWTHEIGLTEDFEKLKFEMRNVEMVLAAAEGRIIGDNKPLSQSLDDLKGLLYDSEDVMDELDYYRLQQQIEGKGCTAASDDNSDGSYVSSSAPSSASELVYSATSQITRWASCGRKRRREEEGPAHSIMLTYEIKHDISQRINGIVKHLCTIGNSVQRVLQLEISRPTATSNESQNICRNARLTTSVPIECKVYGRDAERDKIIELLINGGSSELNVLPVVGIGGVGKTTLARYVYRDERITNHFDLQMWVCVSTNFNEVRLTLEILEHVCKDRQEYEKISNFNVLQEILLKNIRNKRFLLVLDDVWEDKNISGWIKLLAPLKNNQVNGCMVLATTRTKSVAKMIGTVDEVRLSGLDEKEFWLFFKACAFGNENYEGHPSLQSIGKQIAKALKGCPLAARSVGALLNTNVSDKHWRIVRDKWKSFQEDSDDILPILKLSYDYLPVHLQRCFSHCSLFPEDYPFDGEQLVHAWISQDFVQCEDRTVRLEETGQEYLDRLVDLGFFQMVNSHYVMHDLMHELAGKVSLNECATIHGLKPEAIRPSVRHLSIITTAFDKDNGGNFPNERFEKILQKVRPLQKLRTLMLFGRSSINLLGSLRDLCKEAKCLRFLRIFVTGADISSINRLLNPCHLRYLEYVCVVTTTMSLFPQALTRFYHLQVLNVGISGNLAVPTDMHKLVNLRHLISHEKVHHAIACVGNMTSLQKLRFKVQNVGSFEIRQLQSMNELVLLEISQLQIVKTKEEACGARLLDKEYLEKLSLSWEDSSMSLEPVMAEDVLEGLQPHSNLKTLEITGYSGAIPPTWLSSTFSVTS; encoded by the exons ATGACAGGGTTTCTTGGCACGGTAGTTGATGCAGCAACAGGATGGCTGGTGCAAAGCATCATTGGGAGCTTCTTCACTAGGCAGATGGAAGCCTGGACTCATGAAATCGGGCTCACTGAAGATTTTGAGAAGCTCAAATTTGAGATGAGGAACGTGGAGATGGTGCTTGCTGCTGCTGAGGGAAGGATTATTGGCGACAATAAGCCTCTGTCCCAGTCACTGGATGATCTCAAAGGGCTGCTTTATGACTCAGAGGACGTGATGGACGAGCTCGATTACTACCGACTACAACAACAGATCGAAG GGAAAGGTTGTACCGCTGCCAGTGATGATAATTCTGATGGGAGCTATGTGTCCTCATCTGCCCCATCTTCTGCTTCTGAATTAGTATACAGTGCCACAAGCCAAATAACTAGATGGGCCTCGTGCGGCAGAAAAAGGAGACGTGAAGAGGAGGGGCCAGCTCATAGTATCATGCTGACTTATGAGATTAAACATGACATTTCTCAGAGAATCAACGGTATAGTGAAACATTTATGCACTATTGGCAATTCTGTGCAGAGAGTTCTTCAGCTTGAGATCTCACGCCCCACTGCAACATCAAATGAGAGTCAGAATATTTGCAGGAATGCTCGATTAACAACTTCTGTTCCAATTGAATGTAAGGTGTATGGGAGGGATGCAGAGAGAGACAAGATAATAGAGCTGTTGATAAATGGGGGATCTAGTGAACTGAATGTTTTGCCAGTGGTTGGCATTGGTGGTGTTGGGAAGACGACTCTTGCTAGATATGTATACCGTGATGAAAGGATTACAAATCATTTTGATTTGCAAATGTGGGTTTGTGTATCCACAAACTTCAATGAAGTGAGGCTAACACTTGAGATCCTAGAGCATGTGTGTAAAGATAGACAAGAGTATGAAAAAATAAGCAATTTCAATGTACTGCAGGAGATCCTTTTGAAGAATATTAGAAACAAGAGATTTCTGCTTGTATTGGACGATGTGTGGGAAGACAAGAACATAAGTGGATGGATTAAACTCTTGGCTCCATTGAAAAATAATCAAGTAAATGGTTGCATGGTACTAGCAACAACTAGAACAAAATCAGTTGCAAAAATGATTGGAACAGTGGATGAAGTTAGATTGAGTGGTCTGGATGAAAAGGAGTTTTGGCTGTTCTTCAAGGCATGTGCATTTGGTAATGAGAACTACGAGGGTCATCCTAGTTTGCAATCTATTGGGAAACAGATTGCTAAAGCACTAAAGGGCTGCCCACTAGCTGCACGAAGCGTTGGTGCACTTCTGAATACAAATGTTAGCGATAAGCATTGGAGGATAGTTCGGGACAAATGGAAATCCTTTCAAGAAGATTCTGATGATATTTTACCCATCTTGAAGCTCAGTTATGATTATCTGCCAGTCCACCTTCAACGTTGTTTCTCGCACTGCTCTTTGTTTCCAGAGGACTACCCATTTGATGGGGAGCAATTGGTCCATGCTTGGATATCACAGGATTTTGTGCAGTGTGAAGATCGTACCGTAAGACTAGAGGAAACAGGGCAGGAATATTTGGATAGATTAGTGGATTTGGGCTTCTTCCAAATGGTTAACTCACACTATGTTATGCATGATTTAATGCATGAATTGGCAGGGAAAGTTTCATTAAATGAGTGTGCTACTATACATGGATTGAAACCTGAGGCAATTCGACCAAGTGTTCGCCATTTGTCAATCATAACTACTGCTTTTGATAAAGATAACGGTGGCAATTTTCCTAACGAGAGGTTTGAAAAAATACTTCAGAAGGTTCGGCCTTTGCAAAAATTGAGGACCTTGATGTTGTTTGGGCGAAGCAGCATAAATTTATTAGGGTCCTTACGTGATTTATGCAAGGAAGCAAAATGTTTACGGTTTCTAAGAATTTTTGTGACAGGTGCTGACATCAGCTCTATAAACAGGCTGTTAAATCCATGCCATCTTCGCTATCTTGAATATGTTTGTGTTGTCACCACAACCATGTCGCTGTTTCCTCAAGCATTGACAAGATTTTATCACCTTCAAGTATTGAATGTGGGTATTTCAGGCAATCTTGCTGTGCCTACTGACATGCATAAGCTTGTTAATTTGCGCCATCTTATTTCTCATGAGAAAGTGCATCATGCAATAGCTTGTGTTGGCAACATGACCTCTCTTCAGAAACTAAGATTCAAGGTTCAAAATGTTGGCAGTTTTGAGATAAGGCAGCTTCAGTCGATGAATGAGCTTGTACTGCTTGAAATTTCTCAACTTCAAATTGTGAAGACTAAAGAAGAGGCTTGTGGGGCCAGGCTGTTAGACAAAGAGTATCTAGAAAAGTTGTCCTTGTCATGGGAGGATAGCAGCATGAGCCTTGAACCTGTAATGGCAGAAGATGTGCTTGAAGGTCTTCAACCACATTCGAACCTCAAAACTCTAGAAATAACTGGATACAGTGGTGCTATCCCTCCAACCTGGCTTTCCAGTACTTTCTCAGTTACCTCATAG
- the LOC141041281 gene encoding uncharacterized protein, whose product MATFEERVLKELAALKEIGEQVARIDGISARLDGLDMKFSEQVQRLDQVQAKVDLSVTSIGEIHQEQVQVARVIKESHSTQDADLHRLAQPGCFAASPTAAQAASTTQVPPSLRRPFDPGRPPQSPRPPDEQSSKRPWMPKMEFPRFDGEGVRMWLDNCEVYFQLYQIPEGFKLMSASLHLQGNAAHRYQACKHTDACADWPRFRAAILREFDVNIHRNCLRELLLLKQDNTVQQYRTAFNQLVYQVRLYDATISENMLVTQFMLGLKEEIRSAVEIQLPATVGLAAEYALVQEAVLEHQKVQTTKVQKQFSSPKYTANRQDQSVRPQFAAGDLWRAKQPKEFRRANGLCYSCGEKYNQSHVCASKPPLQLKALQAQEIEGQLSDEILNAISAEEAVEEVAPYLSINAIAGSENPKTIRLRALVENKVMLLLVDSGSSHTFIDRQLADKLKHKATTLTKPLQVKVANGDQLQCDTEMAGLQWWISGHTFTSDMKVIDLGGYDAILGMDWLAKWGAMTCHWEEKWLQFDKQGQQIKLQGVIEKEQTELKAISMEQMLKWHKGNDIWATIVLSPALHTENQEMPECITKVLADFTDVFEDPQQLPPHRVFDHAISLLPDSAPVNHVTICFSGAVSQKKDGTWRFCVDYRRLNALTVKNKFPMPVVDELLDELAGAKWFSKLDLRSGYHQIRMIESDEAKNAFKTHHGQYQFRVMPFGLTNAPATFQCLMNIIFGKYARRFVLIFMDDILIFSETLEEHEEHLRQVLQTLRTNQLYAKMSKCCFATQQISYLGHVISDQGVATDPEKTRAMEQWPQPTSFTELRVFLGLTGYYRKFVPHYGILAKPLTSLLQLKNFQWTPAAQLAFEKLKTAMSSTPVLALPDFSKSFAVETDACDTGIGAVLTQEGHPMAYYSKALGVNNQKLPTYEKEFMEVMMAVDKWRSYLNRGPFVIKTDHKSLCNLEDQVLHTELQKKAMAKLAGLQFKFQYKKGTENKAADALSIIGHVFAVQAVSTAQPVWVQEVANSYAVDTRAQELLTKLAITPEAELGFALSQGLIRFKGRIWIGANAGLHTRLIEAFHASPIGGHSGIQATYQRVKKLFHWNGIKQDVQNFVQQCQTCQQAKHEHCKYPGLLNPLPIPARAWEDVTMDFVEGLPKSNGHSVIMVVVDRYSKYSHFIPLKHPYSAATVAQMFMQHVVKLHSMPLTITSDRDTIFTSHFWKELLAIWGPKLQMSTARHPQTDGQTERVNQCLEMYLRCAALYGQDPHMGQFLRPPEEASPDVQQWLQERQAYAEHIPCPKLAFKYFGPFKIVEKIGPAAYKLELPTDAQIHNVFHVSQLKQHVPDHTPVFQSLPKLPQLDTEDLSPTEILDRRLVKKGNVALLQVLVRWATLPVEFATWEDYTALQKRFPQAAAWGQATPQGEGTVIAPNLVGDVKHGNEPPKEATSNSE is encoded by the exons ATGGCGACGTTTGAGGAGCGCGTGTTGAAGGAGTTAGCCGCCCTCAAGGAGATTGGTGAACAGGTCGCACGCATCGACGGGATCAGTGCACGGCTTGATGGCCTCGACATGAAGTTCTCCGAGCAGGTGCAGCGCCTGGACCAAGTGCAAGCGAAGGTTGATCTCTCGGTTACTTCCATCGGGGAGATCCACCAGGAACAAGTGCAGGTGGCTCGCGTGATTAAGGAGTCCCATAGTACTCAAGATGCAGATCTGCACCGGCTCGCGCAGCCCGGCTGTTTTGCGGCGTCTCCGACCGCCGCGCAGGCAGCGTCCACCACCCAAGTACCCCCTTCGCTCCGTCGACCCTTCGATCCTGGACGACCACCGCAGTCCCCGCGCCCCCCTGATGAGCAGAGCTCCAAGCGGCCATGGATGCCGAAGATGGAGTTTCCCCGATTTGATGGCGAAGGGGTGCGCATGTGGTTGGACAACTGTGAGGTCTACTTCCAGCTGTACCAAATTCCCGAAGGATTCAAGCTTATGTCTGCGTCTCTGCATTTACAAGGTAATGCTGCCCATCGGTATCAAGCATGTAAGCACACAGATGCATGTGCGGACTGGCCACGGTTTAGAGCAGCAATTCTGCGGGAATTTGATGTCAATATCCATCGTAATTGCCTGCGTGAGTTACTATTACTCAAACAAGACAATACAGTTCAGCAATATCGTACGGCGTTCAATCAGCTGGTGTATCAAGTGAGACTGTATGACGCAACTATCAGTGAAAATATGCTGGTCACTCAATTTATGCTGGGACTAAAAGAGGAAATCAGGTCTGCGGTTGAGATTCAGTTACCTGCTACTGTGGGACTGGCAGCAGAATACGCCTTGGTGCAAGAAGCAGTTTTAGAACATCAGAAAGTGCAGACAACAAAAGTTCAAAAACAGTTCAGCAGTCCCAAATACACTGCAAATCGCCAAGACCAGTCTGTTCGACCCCAGTTCGCTGCAGGAGACTTATGGCGTGCAAAACAACCTAAGGAATTCAGGAGAGCAAATGGACTCTGCTACAGTTGTGGAGAGAAATACAATCAGAGTCATGTGTGTGCCAGCAAACCACCTCTGCAACTCAAAGCTCTGCAAGCGCAGGAAATTGAAGGACAGTTATCGGATGAGATTCTGAACGCCATTTCTGCTGAGGAGGCTGTAGAAGAAGTAGCACCTTACTTATCTATCAATGCTATAGCTGGTTCTGAAAATCCTAAAACAATCAGACTTCGGGCTCTAGTTGAAAACAAAGTTATGTTACTACTAGTGGATTCAGGGAGTTCTCATACATTCATTGACAGGCAATTAGCAGACAAACTGAAACACAAAGCAACTACTCTCACCAAACCACTGCAAGTGAAAGTGGCCAATGGAGATCAACTTCAATGTGATACTGAAATGGCAGGCTTACAATGGTGGATCAGTGGACACACTTTCACTTCTGACATGAAAGTTATTGATCTTGGTGGGTATGATGCAATCTTAGGTATGGATTGGCTTGCCAAGTGGGGAGCCATGACTTGTCACTGGGAAGAGAAGTGGCTACAGTTTGATAAACAAGGTCAACAGATTAAACTACAAGGGGTGATAGAGAAAGAGCAAACTGAACTCAAGGCCATTTCTATGGAACAAATGCTCAAATGGCACAAAGGTAATGACATATGGGCTACTATTGTACTATCTCCAGCTCTGCACACTGAAAATCAGGAGATGCCAGAGTGCATTACCAAAGTCCTAGCAGATTTTACTGATGTGTTTGAAGATCCTCAACAGTTACCACCCCACAGAGTGTTTGATCATGCAATCTCACTGCTGCCTGATAGTGCACCAGTTAAT CATGTCACCATTTGCTTCTCCGGTGCTGTTAGTCAAAAAAAAGATGGGACATGGAGATTCTGTGTGGACTACAGAAGACTGAATGCTTTGACAGTGAAGAACAAGTTCCCTATGCCTGTAGTTGACGAATTGCTTGATGAGCTAGCTGGGGCAAAGTGGTTTTCTAAATTGGACCtcagatcgggatatcatcaaatAAGGATGATAGAGTCAGATGAAGCGAAAAATGCATTTAAAACTCATCATGGACAGTACCAATTCAGAGTGATGCCCTTTGGTCTCACAAATGCTCCTGCAACTTTTCAGTGCCTGATGAACATCATTTTTGGCAAATATGCAAGAAGATTTGTTCTGATTTTCATGGATGATATATTAATATTCAGTGAAACACTGGAAGAACATGAGGAACATTTAAGACAAGTCTTACAAACTCTGAGGACCAACCAGTTGTATGCAAAGATGAGCAAATGTTGTTTTGCAACCCAGCAAATCAGCTATCTTGGACATGTGATTTCTGACCAAGGTGTGGCCACAGATCCTGAGAAAACAAGAGCTATGGAACAGTGGCCCCAACCCACCTCTTTCACCGAGTTGAGGGTATTTCTGGGTTTAACTGGGTACTATAGGAAGTTTGTTCCACATTATGGCATTTTGGCAAAACCACTGACATCACTATTGCAGTTGAAGAATTTCCAATGGACACCTGCAGCACAACTAGCCTTTGAGAAGCTCAAAACAGCTATGTCTTCCACACCGGTGTTGGCCCTGCCTGATTTCTCCAAATCATTTGCAGTAGAGACAGATGCCTGTGATACGGGTATTGGTGCTGTCCTCACTCAAGAGGGCCACCCTATGGCCTACTACAGCAAAGCTTTAGGAGTCAATAATCAGAAATTGCCTACTTATGAAAAAGAATTCATGGAAGTAATGATGGCAGTGGATAAGTGGAGGTCTTATCTCAATAGAGGACCATTTGTAATTAAAACAGATCACAAGAGTTTATGCAACTTGGAAGACCAAGTACTTCACACTGAATTGCAGAAAAAAGCAATGGCAAAACTGGCAGGCCTACAATTTAAATTTCAGTACAAAAAGGGCACAGAGAACAAGGCAGCTGATGCTTTATCCATAATTGGACATGTCTTTGCTGTGCAAGCAGTGTCCACTGCTCAACCAGTTTGGGTGCAAGAAGTGGCAAACTCTTATGCAGTGGATACCAGAGCACAAGAATTACTAACAAAATTAGCTATAACACCTGAGGCTGAACTTGGATTTGCACTGTCACAAGGTCTCATCAGATTTAAAGGAAGAATTTGGATTGGAGCTAATGCTGGACTGCACACCAGGTTAATTGAGGCCTTTCATGCATCTCCTATTGGGGGACACAGTGGAATTCAAGCTACTTATCAGAGAGTAAAGAAGTTATTTCACTGGAATGGCATTAAACAAGATGTGCAAAATTTTGTACAACAATGCCAGACATGTCAGCAGGCCAAGCATGAACATTGCAAATATCCAGGTTTGCTTAATCCTCTACCTATTCCAGCCAGAGCTTGGGAAGATGTAACCATGGACTTTGTGGAAGGACTGCCTAAATCAAATGGACACAGTGTCATTATGGTAGTGGTGGACAGATACTCTAAGTACAGCCACTTTATTCCCCTCAAGCATCCATATTCTGCTGCTACAGTTGCTCAAATGTTCATGCAACATGTTGTCAAGCTTCACAGCATGCCTCTGACAATCACTTCTGACAGAGATACCATCTTCACTAGCCATTTCTGGAAGGAATTGTTGGCAATCTGGGGTCCCAAATTACAGATGTCCACTGCTCGACATCCTCAAACCGATGGGCAAACGGAAAGAGTGAACCAATGCTTGGAAATGTACCTGAGATGTGCG GCTTTGTATGGGCAAGATCCTCACATGGGACAGTTCCTTAGACCTCCTGAAGAGGCATCTCCTGATGTGCAGCAGTGGCTTCAGGAAAGACAAGCTTATGCTGAACATAT ACCATGCCCCAAGCTTGCTTTCAAATATTTTGGACCTTTCAAGATCGTGGAGAAGATTGGACCAGCAGCATATAAGTTGGAACTGCCCACAGATGCTCAAATCCACAATGTGTTTCATGTCTCTCAGTTGAAGCAACATGTGCCTGATCACACTCCAGTATTTCAGTCCCTTCCAAAACTACCACAATTGGATACTGAAGATCTTTCTCCTACCGAAATTCTGGATCGTCGTTTGGTCAAGAAAGGCAATGTCGCCTTGTTACAAGTGCTCGTGCGTTGGGCGACTTTGCCAGTTGAGTTTGCCACATGGGAAGATTACACGGCGCTCCAGAAGAGGTTTCCACAGGCAGCAGCTTGGGGACAAGCAACTCCTCAAGGGGAGGGCACTGTCATCGCCCCTAATCTGGTAGGCGATGTAAAGCATGGCAATGAACCACCAAAGGAGGCGACAAGTAACAGTGAATGA